One region of Marivirga arenosa genomic DNA includes:
- a CDS encoding SRPBCC family protein codes for MKLLNKLPTEPNKRRWTAIGITVLLATPLTAWGIYGIGEYGVALFILTPLLIGIVSTILFGHGRTLTKMEAAKISFLTLLIFTIGLIVFAMEGLICIAMAAPIGILLTWIGSLIGRTTLNKTPDSSLTIILLTFLSVPITAFTERNSETELFTVSTSLVIDANIETVWTNVIEFPRMDEPQEFIFKAGISYPIDSEIKGTGKGAIRYCNFNTGSFVEPITEWNEPTLLRFDVLEQPEPMTEYSLWDINAPHLHDYFVSEHGEFKLIELPNGQTQLVGTTWYRHNIKPGAYWKTWSDWIIHSIHNRVLNHIKQKAENAR; via the coding sequence ATGAAACTCCTGAACAAACTACCAACGGAACCAAATAAGCGCAGATGGACTGCAATTGGAATAACCGTCCTGCTTGCCACTCCATTGACTGCATGGGGCATTTATGGAATTGGTGAATATGGAGTAGCTCTTTTCATTTTAACTCCTCTTCTCATTGGAATAGTCTCAACAATCCTATTTGGACACGGGCGAACACTAACTAAAATGGAAGCTGCGAAAATCAGCTTTTTAACTCTACTTATTTTCACTATCGGTTTGATCGTTTTCGCAATGGAAGGACTGATTTGTATTGCGATGGCCGCTCCAATTGGTATCCTTCTAACTTGGATAGGGAGCTTGATTGGCCGAACAACTTTGAACAAAACTCCCGACAGCTCGCTAACCATAATCCTACTAACATTTCTAAGTGTTCCCATAACAGCGTTCACCGAACGAAACTCAGAAACTGAGCTTTTCACAGTATCAACCAGCTTGGTTATTGATGCAAATATTGAGACGGTTTGGACGAACGTCATCGAATTCCCACGAATGGACGAACCACAGGAATTCATATTCAAAGCTGGCATCTCCTACCCAATAGACTCGGAGATCAAAGGAACTGGTAAAGGTGCGATTCGTTATTGCAACTTCAACACTGGAAGTTTTGTCGAACCCATAACGGAATGGAACGAACCAACACTTTTACGATTTGACGTTCTCGAACAGCCAGAACCCATGACCGAATACAGTCTTTGGGACATTAATGCTCCACATTTGCACGACTACTTTGTTTCCGAACATGGAGAGTTCAAGTTAATCGAACTTCCGAACGGCCAAACTCAACTCGTGGGAACAACTTGGTATCGACACAACATCAAACCTGGTGCTTACTGGAAAACTTGGAGCGACTGGATAATTCACAGCATTCATAACCGAGTATTGAACCACATAAAACAGAAAGCTGAAAACGCCAGATAA